In Flavobacterium hankyongi, the genomic window ATTAAAGTTGGCAAAAGAACAATCACATTCAAAAAAACCACTCCCAAAAACCTGACCATTAAAGATAAAAAACTCAACATTGTAATCCAAGGATTAAAAGAGTTAGGCAAAGACAATGTAGATGAAAATGCTAAACAAAAAATTAAAAAAGTATTGTACCAAATGTCCATTGAAAGTATAAAAGAAGATAGTGTTGCAGCACCAACATGGATTAGAAATACAATCCTTGAATTAATAAATAAAGACTAATATGAACGAGTGGCTTAAACTATCCGAAAAAAGACGGCTTGAAATACTAAACCAAGTCAACAATCAAACAGGACTTCCAACCGATGCAATTGAAAAAGATTGGTGGGTAACCATTACGTTAAAAGCAATATTTTCTTCAAAATTTGCACAACATTTAGTTTTTAAAGGCGGCACATCACTAAGCAAAGCCTATAACTTAATAGAACGTTTCTCAGAAGATATAGACTTATCAATTGATAGAACGATGTTAGGATTTGAGGGCGAGTTATCAAAAACACAAATAAAAAAACTTCGTAAAGCTTCGGGTAATTTTATAGTAGGTGAATTTAAAGAAGAATTGATTTCAGAACTAGAAAAGCTGGGAGTAAATAAAGAAAATTATAATTTAATCTTTGATGATGAAATAGATGATACAAGTGATCCGCATCGTATAGAATTAGAATACAACTCAATAGTTGAAGCAGGAGAATACATTCCGCAAAGGGTTATCATTGAATTAGGAGCAAGAGCTTTGCTAGAGCCAAACGAACAAAAAAAAATTCAATCAATCATTGGCCAAATATATCCGGAACAAGCTTTTACAATTCAACCTTTTGAAGTAATTGTAGTGGTACCAACCAAAACCTTTTTAGAAAAAATAATGTTGTTGCATGAAGAATTTCTGAAGCCAACCGAAAACATAAGACATTACAGAATGTCAAGACATCTTTACGATATAGAAAAACTAATGGACCACGATTACGGAAAAGAAGCAATAAAAAATAAAGAGCTATTCGAAACACTAGTCCAACACAGAAGTAAATACACACCTATAAGAGGAATTTCGTATGATTTACACACACCACAAACAATAAATTTCATTCCACCAGCAGAAGTAACTGAACTTTGGAAAAAAGACTACCAAGCCATGCAAGAGTTTATGATTTATGGAGATACAATGGAGTTTGAAGAATTGATAGATAAATTAAAAAATCTAAATGAAATATTTAGAGCTAAATAAATTTAAAATAAAGAATAATTTATGATTCAACTAATAAATCCTAATGATATTCATTCAGCGGCTGATACGTGGAATGGATTTATATATCAAGGTAAAGTTGCTTTATATCATGTATTAAAATTAATAAACGAAAGAGATAGTGTTGACGGATTGCATTTACAGCTTGATTCATTAGAAGATTTTGCGATAATACGATATGAAAATAACGAACCCAAACCAATAACGCTACATCAAGTAAAGGCTGTCAAAAGCCATTATTATTCAAGATATAAAGAAGCTTTTGAAAAATTAGAACAAAGGAAAGACAATTTCCCTTGTGATGATGAAGCCTATTTTCATTTAGCAACAGAGAATGAAGAAACTAAAGCTGATATTGAAGATAAGCATGCAAAGCTTAAAATTTATGAGTATGATGGTAATCCTTATTGTAAAATTGATGAGTTGCAAGACAAAATAAAAGTTCAAGCTAGCAATTGTTTGAATAAATTAGGATTAATACATTTATCAAATGATAATTACTTGGAAATTTTATGTAATGAACTAGAATCTTTAATAACCAATAATATTGTTTTAATTCATGCCCAAAATCATTCACCTAACGGAGATTCTATAAATAAATCTGCATATTATAGTACAATTTCATTGAATAGATTTAGAAATATTCTTATTACAGACTTAACAAGTATTCAGCAAGACAAAAACTATTTTATTAAGAAACTTAAGATTGACTTAAATAGATATTACCAAGAATTTTGCCTTGAATCCGAGGATGAAATTGATGATGAAGCTCAAATAAAACTACATCAATATTTGGTATATTTTAATAGTTTGAATAATCCACAATTTGAGGGTTTTTTGCAAAAAATAATGCCTCATAGACATGTAAAATTTTCAACACTTCAAGAATACAAAGATAATTCCCTGCTAATAAATGAAGTAAAAACTGCTTTTTTAAGTATC contains:
- a CDS encoding nucleotidyl transferase AbiEii/AbiGii toxin family protein produces the protein MNEWLKLSEKRRLEILNQVNNQTGLPTDAIEKDWWVTITLKAIFSSKFAQHLVFKGGTSLSKAYNLIERFSEDIDLSIDRTMLGFEGELSKTQIKKLRKASGNFIVGEFKEELISELEKLGVNKENYNLIFDDEIDDTSDPHRIELEYNSIVEAGEYIPQRVIIELGARALLEPNEQKKIQSIIGQIYPEQAFTIQPFEVIVVVPTKTFLEKIMLLHEEFLKPTENIRHYRMSRHLYDIEKLMDHDYGKEAIKNKELFETLVQHRSKYTPIRGISYDLHTPQTINFIPPAEVTELWKKDYQAMQEFMIYGDTMEFEELIDKLKNLNEIFRAK
- a CDS encoding ABC-three component system protein translates to MIQLINPNDIHSAADTWNGFIYQGKVALYHVLKLINERDSVDGLHLQLDSLEDFAIIRYENNEPKPITLHQVKAVKSHYYSRYKEAFEKLEQRKDNFPCDDEAYFHLATENEETKADIEDKHAKLKIYEYDGNPYCKIDELQDKIKVQASNCLNKLGLIHLSNDNYLEILCNELESLITNNIVLIHAQNHSPNGDSINKSAYYSTISLNRFRNILITDLTSIQQDKNYFIKKLKIDLNRYYQEFCLESEDEIDDEAQIKLHQYLVYFNSLNNPQFEGFLQKIMPHRHVKFSTLQEYKDNSLLINEVKTAFLSILHGIRSPDEINKIGWTDSLSKKYFPSSIIVSNSSASKQNISIDILNTALDTLIEVPFNSDYVITEGCNVSSIIEEANKSTRINQSDIDILNNSTSSEYDKITKWKKISLIDLEQAKQKLNENNN